GGCCAATGCCTGCCTCGCGTCGCGCTTGCCCCACGGCACCTTCGTGACCCTCGGTCGCCTCGACCAGGTGGGCCGCGCCGAGGAAGCCGTCTCCGCCCTTGGGTTCCGCGGGCACCGCGTGCGGCATCACGGCGAGGTGGGCCGCCTGGAGGTCCCGGCCGATCAACTCGCGCGCGCCTTGGAAATGCGCGCCGACCTGTCCGCCGCGCTCAAGGACGCCGGCTACCGCTACGCCGTGCTGGATCTCGACGGCTACCGCCAGGGCAGCCTCAATCCCGTCTCCGAGGCCAAGTGGACGCGGTCCGGCTGAGCGCGCTGCTCGAGGAGGTCGCGGCCGGCGGGCTATCCGTGCCGGAGGCCGTCGAGCGATTGCGGCACATGCCCGTGGCAGCGCTCGAGTTCGCGCGACTCGACACCCACCGGGCCGTGCGGACCGGGTTTCCCGAGGTGGTCTTCGGACTGGGCAAGACCGCCGAGCAGGTCGCGGCGATCTGCGAGCGGCTTGCCGACCATCACGACCGCATCCTGGCCACCAGGATCGCCCCGGAGACCGCCGAGTTCGTGCTGCAGCGTTTGCCGGGGTTGGAGTACCATGCCGATGCTCGGGCGCTCACCCTGGGGCATCCCGGGAATCTCGGGGCGATGGCCCAGGAAGCCTCTGAAGATACACGCGCCGTTCCGGCGCGTGGGGTGGCGGTCCTCTGCGCCGGCACGGCCGACATTCCGATCGCCGCGGAGGCGGCCCTGACGGTCGAGATGCGCGGCGTGGCCGCCGAGCGCATCTACGACGTCGGGGTGGCGGGTCTTCATCGCGTGATCGAGGCGCTGCCGGCCCTGGCCCGGGCGCGAGCCGTCGTGGTCGTGGCGGGCATGGAGGGGGCGCTCCCCTCGGTGATCGGGGGACTGGTGGACAAGCCCGTCGTCGCCGTGCCGACAAGCGTGGGCTACGGCGCCAGTTTCGGCGGCCTGGCCGCCCTGCTCGGCATGCTCAACTCGTGCGCCTCGGGCGTCGCGGTGGTCAACATCGACAACGGCTTCGGAGCGGGCTACCTGGCGGGCCTGATCGCGTCCGGCGCGACCGGGGCGTGATCAAGGCGCTTGCAACGGCCCGCGCGGCCGCGTGAAATGGGAGTCGGATGCGAGTTGCCTTTTTCGACTGCCTGAATGGCGCCGCCGGCGACATGATCGTCGCGGCGCTCCTCGATGCGGGCGCCGACTTTGCCCGGTTGCAGGCCGATCTGGCCAGGCTCCCGATCTCCGGATATGGCCTGGAGGCC
The Candidatus Tanganyikabacteria bacterium DNA segment above includes these coding regions:
- the larB gene encoding nickel pincer cofactor biosynthesis protein LarB, which encodes MPVAALEFARLDTHRAVRTGFPEVVFGLGKTAEQVAAICERLADHHDRILATRIAPETAEFVLQRLPGLEYHADARALTLGHPGNLGAMAQEASEDTRAVPARGVAVLCAGTADIPIAAEAALTVEMRGVAAERIYDVGVAGLHRVIEALPALARARAVVVVAGMEGALPSVIGGLVDKPVVAVPTSVGYGASFGGLAALLGMLNSCASGVAVVNIDNGFGAGYLAGLIASGATGA